The Candidatus Zixiibacteriota bacterium genome segment GCTCTTAACATCCCTCATTATGTAATTAACCGTACCAAGCAGTTTGAACAATATGTATTGAACAATTTCGCCGAAACATATCAAAATGGATTGACTCCCAATCCATGTGTCAGATGCAACAGCCGTGTACGCTGGCCGGCATTGATTCATTTAGCGGATGAGCTTGCAGTTGATTTTATAGCCACCGGACATTATGCCAGAATAATAGAGAATAACGGGCATTCTATAATTTGCAGAGCTAAAAATAAAGCCAAAGACCAATCGTATGCTTTATGGGCAATTAAAACTGACTATATTAGCAGAACGCTGTTCCCGCTTGGTGATTATACCAAAGAGCGAATCAGGGAGTTAGCGGCAGACTATAAATTTTGCAATGCCGATTATCCCGAAAGCCAGGATATATGCTTTGTCGCAGAGGGGAAATATACCGATTTGCTTGGCGCATCGCAGGAGGGCGACATCGTTGATTCGGAAGACAAAATCATTGGCAAGCATAAAGGGCTAATACATTACACAATAGGCCAAAGGCGCGGCTTGGGGATTTCCAACCCGGAACCGCTGTATGTTCTCAATATAGATATGGCAAACAATCGACTCATTGTCGGGACGGAGAGACTTATATTCAAATCGGAATTTGAGGTTAGCGATACTAATTGGTTTATCGATATATCCGACCAACAGACGATACGATGTCAGGCGAAAATCAGATACCGCCATGAACCCGCCGAATGTGTCGCTAAAATTATTGACAGTCGTAAAGCTCATATCACATTCGATAAACCCCAGCGCGCGATTACTCCCGGTCAATCGGCAGTCTTTTACGATGGCGATATGCTTCTTGGCGGAGGGGTAATTGACAAGGTTTAATTTATCGCGAAGGCAGGAACTGTCTTCTGCTATAGAGCGCTGATGTTGTCAGGAAAGGATTCCTGACGACGCATGAAATATGCCGCAGCGCGTAGGGGCGTATTGCATACGCCCTTATCGCGAAGGCAGGAACCCTTTTCTGCCTTCTGTTAAAATAGCATATTGACAGACAACAATAAATAACATAAATTCATAAAAAAACTGGAGGTATCATGCTTAAATTAACATTCATAGGACATTCATGCTTTTTACTCGATGACGGCAAGTATAAAGTCGTTATCGACCCTTTCATCACGGGCAACCCGATGGCTAAAATCTCTGCCGATGATTTAAAAGTCGATTTCATCCTGGTAACGCATGGTCATGGCGACCACTTTGGGGATGCAATCAATCTGGCCAAAAAGAATAACGCTGCCGTGATTTCCAATTTCGAGCTGGCATCATATTGCGAATCCAAAGGCGTTAAAAATACCGCCGGGCTTCATATCGGGGGCGGCGCAGAATTCCCCTTTGGCTCCGTAAAACTCACCATTGCCCATCATGGTTCAACCCTTGGCGCGGATATGGGATATGGCGGCAATCCGGTCGGCTTCATTATCAGGATGGCTGGCAAGGTGGTTTATCATGCCGGCGACACAGGCTTGTTTTTAGATATGAAATTAATAGGGGAGATGGATAAAATCGATATGGCGTTATTGCCGATTGGCGGATATTTTACAATGGATGCAAACGATGCCGCCAAAGCCGTTGAATTTCTAAATCCGAAAAAGGCAATTCCGATGCATTATAATACATTTCCGCCGGTTAAAGCCGACCCTAATGTTTTTGCCGATAAGATTAAGCAGTACGGCGTCGAATGTATAATCCTTCAACCTGATCAATCATACGATATTGAGTAAAGTTCTGAAAATAATTTTCATGTCCGGCATAGTCCGGGTTTTTTTGCTTGCTGTAATTATTTGGCTGTCATCAATGCCTGCAACCGCCGCTGTTTTCCTAATTGATGCTCCCGAGTCGGATACGATGCAGGCGCGTTTAGCCTTGGAATATTATCATGATAGAATAGCCGGCAATCTGGAAATTGAATTTCCCGATACTGTCCGGGTAGTAATTGCCGCCAATAGAGAAGCATTCAACAGGGCGGTAGGGTCATATTTTCCTGATTGGGGAGCCGCCGCCGCTATCAAGAAGAAAAACCGGATAGTTATAAAATCACCTTCTCATTTCAAGGTCGGTAAAAGCCTTAATGAACTGCTTGGCCATGAACTCGGCCACCTGATGCTCGATAAGGCTTCCGGCGGCAAATGGCTGCCGCGATGGTTCGAGGAGGGATTCTGCCAACTTGTCTCAGGCGAATGGCGTCTGAAAAATGATATAGCAGTAACCCGCGCCGTGTGGGGAAGCGGCTTGATTCCGCTTACCGCCTTAGAAAAGGTAAACCAATTCAACGGATCTAAAGCATCCTTAGCTTATGCTCAATCCTACTTAGCCGTTTCCTTGCTGGTGCAGGAATTCGGTATGGATGTCATCCCGCACTTTTTAAGTACCTATCGTGATTCAGGCGACATTTTTGGCGCTTTCTTCAAGGCAAGCGGATACCGATACTCCGAATGGATTGACTTCTGGAAGAAAAATACTGAGCATAGATATAAGCTGGTTCTTTTTGTTTTTGAATCAGATTTTTTCTTTCCGGCGCTGGCGGTTTTGTTTATTCTTTTATACATTGTCAAAAAGTATCAGGTAAGAAAGAAGAAGCAAAAATGGGAAGTGGAGGAAAGGTATAAAGGGAATGACCAAATCCACCCAACATAAAATCGAATATTATATAGTCAGAATATTGCTGTCGATGTTAAATCTGCTTCCCCTGAAACTTGCCTTGCGGTTTGGTGATTTTATAGGCTTCTTAGCTTTCTCCGTATTGAAAATCAGACGGGATGTTTCATTAGCCAATCTGAAAATATCGTTCGGCGCTAAATATGCGGATAAAGAGTATCGCCGGATAGCCTTGAGGTCATATATAAATTTTGCCCGAAGCATGGTTGAGTTCGGGATGTTTCCCCGCATATCAAAGATGAAGCTTCCTGATTTGATTAATACAATTAATGATGAAATAGTCGCCAAGCATTTCGACTCCGGCGCTGGCGCGGTGATAGTCTCCGGCCATTTCGGCAATTTTGAGCTTATGGGGGCATATATGGCGCAAGTCGGTTGGCCTATAGATTTTTTGGTAGGCAAACAGCGCAACCTTCTGGTGAATAGTCTGATGAATAATAACCGGGCGGTTTTCGGCGCCGGCCTGATTGAAATCGGAGTTGCCGCCAGAGGTGTTTTTACCGCTCTAAAAAAGGGGCGAGGCGTCGTTATGCTTTCCGATCAGGATACCGGCTCGGATGGCGTGATTATTGATTTCCTTGGCAGACCTGCCTCAACCCCGAAGGGTCCCGCGGCTTTTGCTATAAAAACAGGTTGTCCGATTTTCGTTTTCATGCCGGTTAGAAATAGTCTTATCAAGCACACGCTTTATTTCGAGGGACCATTAACGATTGCGAAAAGTGATAATAAGGATGAAGATATTAAAAAGCTGACACAGGCATATTCGGATATTATAGCAAAATATGTTGCTGAGCATCCCGAACACTATTTCTGGGCGCACCGACGGTGGAAAACTACCTGCCCCGAGGATTACCCATAAGGATGTAAAACTTGTTGCAAGAAGCTACTTCTGACAACACATTTATTATGGATAAAAGAATGATGACAGCAATTTTTCTATGAGTATAAAATTTATTAATGCGTAACGCGTAGGGACGTCCGCTTTAGTCGTATACGCTCTCTTGTTGCCAAGCAGCGCTTGGCAACAAGAATTTGGCAACAAGAGTAATGATAATTAATTGGAATTACTTTGAAAACATTAAGTATCATATGAATGCATCGCGTAGGGACGTATTGCATACATCCTCTTTAATACTAGTTGCCAAGCGCTGCTTGGCAACTATTTGCTTGAGGGATTATGAAAACAAGGCTTAATATAGTAATTAATAAACGCCGCTTAATGTGGCGTCAGAAGTTACTTCTGACGCCAGAGATTAATATGTTAAACTCCTATACACCATAAATAGGAAGTATCTGCTCAATCCAAATGCCGCAAAAACTCTTAACAGATAAAAAACCAACAGGACTTTTAGCTGGCCGGCCGGCCTTAAAAATTTGCCTTGTATATGCCATGGGAATTGTTGCCGGCAATTATCTTCCGGCGATTCCTGTCATTATTCTGTTTTCAACTATAACAGCAGTCGCAGCCGCCTGTATATTGCACTCATATCGAAAAAGCCAACTTGCTTCCATGCTTGTTTATCTATCGCTTTTTATGGTTGGTTCCGCCCAATATATGATTGCCGTATCAGGCTTTCCGCCTGCTCATATAGCGAATATCGCGCAAGGCGGAGGCAATGCTGCTATAACCGGCATGATTGTCGAAGAGCCGGATATCAGAACGGATAGAACCTATCTGACAGTAGCGGTCGATTCACTGACCTGGCGTAATAGAGACATAAAATCATCCGGCAGGGTATTAGTCAAAATCAAAGAGCCGTCGAAGGAATTCTCCTTTAAAGATAGAATCCGGTTTTCCGGCTATTTGTTTGCGCCCGGCGGCTCGCGTATTCCCGGCGGTTTCGACTTCGCCCGCTACCTGAATTACAGGGAGATATTCGGCATGGTTGTTCTAAGCCGAGGAGATGATATTGAGATTACTCGAAAGCCCCCATCCTCCTGGTGGAGCTTGCTCAAATTCTGGTCGCTTGATGAATTTTTTATCAACGATATGGTAGCTCCTGCCCGGCGAATACTGCTTGAGGGCTATGAAAAATATCTGCCCTCAGAATATGCCTCCCTATTGGCAGGATTTATTCTTGGTGAAAAAAGAAACATACCCGAGGCTGCAGCCAAACTGTTTCGCGATACCGGCACCTTTCATCTTATGGCGGTATCCGGGTCGAATGTCGGAGTGATAGTCGCTTTTGTATTGTTTCTTCTGCGCCCCGTAAACAGACGGTGGCGAATTATTGCCGTTTTGCTGGCGATTATCTTCTTTTCGTTCCTGACTCGAAATGAACCGTCGGTAGTGCGTGCCTCAATCATGGCCTCGATTGTGATGTTGGGGTTCTACCGTCAGAGAAACGCCGACTCAGCAGGACTGCTCGGTTTCGCCTGTTTGATAATATTAGTATTCAAGCCGTTGTGGTTGTTTAATGCGGGCTTCCAATTGTCGGTTGCGGCATGCGCGGGTATTATATATTTCTTCCCCCTGTTTTATAAACAGGATGACAGAAAAAATTCACTTTGGCTGAAAGGAGTTAGGGGGTTATATGCGGTAATAGCCACTACCATCTCGGCTCAAATAATGGTTTTGCCGATAACCGCCCAATATTTCAACCGTCTGCCTCTTGCCGGAGTGCTGGCAAATATCCCCATGATCGGCTTGGCCGGCATACTTACAATCGGCGGTTTGATATTTTTGCCGTTTATCATTATAGGCGAAACAACCGCAATGATTTTTGCCCTGCCTTTGAAATTATTAATATCAGTTATTTCACCGCTGCTGAATTTCTTTGCCGGCTTACCTGCCGCTGTAATAACGGTCGAACCGCCCGGTATCTGGAAAATTGCTGTATTCTATAGCGTGTTGTACATAGTATCCGAATATATCTTTACCAAAAGATTCTCTATAAAAACAACTATTATATTACTAACGGCTCTATGCGGATTGGTATGGACATCATATCTCAAAGGACCCCAAACGGAATCTTTGACATTTATCGATTGCGGTCCCGACAGAGCGATTTTATTCAGCTCAAACGATGGCAATAATTATCTCTGGTATGATTGCCATGAGGATGACCGCTGCCGCCAGATAGAGCTAAGTTTATTGCGCTATTTATGTAAGGCGGGAGTAAATTATATCGATACGATATTTACTAATAATAAAACTTTGGTTAGACCTCTTAGTTCCGATATTGAAGTAATGGCTATTATCGAACATAGGGAACTGTTTAATAATGAGAAAAACAGAACTAAGGGAATAAACCAATATTATCCACTGGAAACTATTTTAAATAAAAGAGTTAAATTTGTTTGTTATAAATCCGATAATAATAGCGAACCGTTATATGACGGATATTATTATAAATTGGAAACAATAGGAGGATTGTGCATCCTCGCCGGCGGATTATCGCCATATTATGTAAGAAGGCTTAAAGAATCGGCATTTATTTTAGAGATACCTTGGTCGGTTCAACCGTACGGAGCGATATTTGAAATGCTTAAGGCTTATCCTCCCGCGCTGCTGGTTTTTAGCCCTGAAAAAGGCGGAATTCCGTCGATAAGAAGCAAAGAAATGTTGACATACATGAAAAACCGCACCTGGGCAGCAAGCATTAATGGCAGTTTCCGATTTAGATTCGAGAAGAGCAGGATTATTGCGGACTACATGATAGAAAGCAGTGAATAAAGGCGGAAAACCAATATGAGTTTTACCGGAAATTTAAAAACCGTATCGCTTCCCGATATATTCCAGTTAATATTTTCAACAAAAAAAACCGGCGTATTATTTGTCTCAAAAGGCGATGTGAAAAAGGAAATCTATTTCAAGGGCGGCTTCACTGTGTATGCGGTTTCTTCCGATGAGAAAGACTTGTTTGGCAACCTGCTTCTAAAAATGGGGCGAATCTCCAAGGGGGAATTAGATAAGGTTCTCAAAGAGAAAAAGGATGGCAAGAAAATTGGCGCCGCTTTGGTTGAACAACGTCTGTTTACGAGAGAAGAAATTCTCGATTGCCTGCGTTTGCAGATTGAGGAGATAATATACGGGCTTTTCGGCTGGAAAGACGGCGAGTTTGATTTCGTCGAGGGTAAAGCTCCGCCGCCTGAAACTATTCAGACTGAACTTAACCCCATGAATATTATCATGGAAGGTACGCGCCGAATCGATGAGTGGGAAGAATTGAAAAAAATCCTGCCGCCTGATGATGTTTTGGTTGAACTTGAGAAAAACCCGGTTTTAAAAACCGAACAGATACATCTAACGCGCAATGAGATTCTGGTTATGGCTAATATCGGCTCGGGTGTTTTAATGGGCGACCTGATAAAAAATTCTCCCTTAGACCAATTCCTGACATCAAAAGCGATGTCAAATATTATGCAGGTCGGCTTGATAAAACTTGGTAAAAGAGTTGTCGTGAAAAAGAAAGAAAAAATGGATGATTCGGAAGATGTGATAAAGCTTCTATCAACCATTTATAAGCACAACTTCGAAATAATTCTTAAAAGCCTTACTGATAAAATGGGCGATAAGGGCAAGAAGATATTTACCGAAACATTCCAACAACGTAAGTCAGATTACCCATTATTGGCAAACTTTATGAGCGGCAAAGAGGGCGAACTCGGTTTTGAAATGCTTTTAAATATTGTGAAGTCGCTGCCTGATGACGCCAAAATTCACAGACTTATCGCTAATTTTAACGATCTGTTATCTGATTACATTCAAACAATCCAGAAGTATCTTGGCAGCAAAACGTATAGGCGAACAGTTTCTCAACTTCGAATTCAAACTCAAAACAATATTAAAGGCAAAAAGCAATTAGCCGTTAAGTGGGGGCTTGAAGATGAATTTTCCAGAACTTTGAGGAGCGATTAGATAATGAAACTTAAAACAATATTCTTTACAATCTCAGCAGTATTATTGCCGGCTAATATCGCTTTAGCTGGAGAATTTTATAAGCTTTATCCATACTGGCTTGAATACGGCTATCATATTCTTATTCAGATTATGCTGATTGTAGGATTGTTTGTAAGCTTTTCGGTTTTCCGAACATTAAAAGGCGGTAATTTAGGCAGAGCCTGGCTGTTTATCTTTCTGGCTATAATTGTAATGACAGCCAGAACAACGCTGGGACTGCTGACTGTATTTAATATCGCTTATTTCCAAGCCCTAATGTTTGCCGGACTTGATGTCCTATTCTATTTTTTACTAATAATGGGTTTAATATTATATAAAATCGGTTTGGAATAATAGGTTGATGGAATAAAATCTTTATGACAATAACTTTCAATGAGTAATAACATGAATGTAAACTTAGCAGAATTAGACGAAAGAATTGATAAGTGTCAGGGAATTCTTGATGCTGACCCCAACAGCCAGATATTCGCGGCTCTTGCGGAAGCATACCGTAAGAAAGGGGATGTTCAGAGA includes the following:
- the mnmA gene encoding tRNA 2-thiouridine(34) synthase MnmA is translated as MSSVLVAISGGVDSSVAAALLKDQGYDVVGITFKNFDRNKIDIETAAKNCCSSESLNNARKVCSALNIPHYVINRTKQFEQYVLNNFAETYQNGLTPNPCVRCNSRVRWPALIHLADELAVDFIATGHYARIIENNGHSIICRAKNKAKDQSYALWAIKTDYISRTLFPLGDYTKERIRELAADYKFCNADYPESQDICFVAEGKYTDLLGASQEGDIVDSEDKIIGKHKGLIHYTIGQRRGLGISNPEPLYVLNIDMANNRLIVGTERLIFKSEFEVSDTNWFIDISDQQTIRCQAKIRYRHEPAECVAKIIDSRKAHITFDKPQRAITPGQSAVFYDGDMLLGGGVIDKV
- a CDS encoding metal-dependent hydrolase produces the protein MLKLTFIGHSCFLLDDGKYKVVIDPFITGNPMAKISADDLKVDFILVTHGHGDHFGDAINLAKKNNAAVISNFELASYCESKGVKNTAGLHIGGGAEFPFGSVKLTIAHHGSTLGADMGYGGNPVGFIIRMAGKVVYHAGDTGLFLDMKLIGEMDKIDMALLPIGGYFTMDANDAAKAVEFLNPKKAIPMHYNTFPPVKADPNVFADKIKQYGVECIILQPDQSYDIE
- a CDS encoding lysophospholipid acyltransferase family protein; protein product: MTKSTQHKIEYYIVRILLSMLNLLPLKLALRFGDFIGFLAFSVLKIRRDVSLANLKISFGAKYADKEYRRIALRSYINFARSMVEFGMFPRISKMKLPDLINTINDEIVAKHFDSGAGAVIVSGHFGNFELMGAYMAQVGWPIDFLVGKQRNLLVNSLMNNNRAVFGAGLIEIGVAARGVFTALKKGRGVVMLSDQDTGSDGVIIDFLGRPASTPKGPAAFAIKTGCPIFVFMPVRNSLIKHTLYFEGPLTIAKSDNKDEDIKKLTQAYSDIIAKYVAEHPEHYFWAHRRWKTTCPEDYP
- a CDS encoding ComEC family competence protein, producing the protein MPQKLLTDKKPTGLLAGRPALKICLVYAMGIVAGNYLPAIPVIILFSTITAVAAACILHSYRKSQLASMLVYLSLFMVGSAQYMIAVSGFPPAHIANIAQGGGNAAITGMIVEEPDIRTDRTYLTVAVDSLTWRNRDIKSSGRVLVKIKEPSKEFSFKDRIRFSGYLFAPGGSRIPGGFDFARYLNYREIFGMVVLSRGDDIEITRKPPSSWWSLLKFWSLDEFFINDMVAPARRILLEGYEKYLPSEYASLLAGFILGEKRNIPEAAAKLFRDTGTFHLMAVSGSNVGVIVAFVLFLLRPVNRRWRIIAVLLAIIFFSFLTRNEPSVVRASIMASIVMLGFYRQRNADSAGLLGFACLIILVFKPLWLFNAGFQLSVAACAGIIYFFPLFYKQDDRKNSLWLKGVRGLYAVIATTISAQIMVLPITAQYFNRLPLAGVLANIPMIGLAGILTIGGLIFLPFIIIGETTAMIFALPLKLLISVISPLLNFFAGLPAAVITVEPPGIWKIAVFYSVLYIVSEYIFTKRFSIKTTIILLTALCGLVWTSYLKGPQTESLTFIDCGPDRAILFSSNDGNNYLWYDCHEDDRCRQIELSLLRYLCKAGVNYIDTIFTNNKTLVRPLSSDIEVMAIIEHRELFNNEKNRTKGINQYYPLETILNKRVKFVCYKSDNNSEPLYDGYYYKLETIGGLCILAGGLSPYYVRRLKESAFILEIPWSVQPYGAIFEMLKAYPPALLVFSPEKGGIPSIRSKEMLTYMKNRTWAASINGSFRFRFEKSRIIADYMIESSE
- a CDS encoding DUF4388 domain-containing protein, with the translated sequence MSFTGNLKTVSLPDIFQLIFSTKKTGVLFVSKGDVKKEIYFKGGFTVYAVSSDEKDLFGNLLLKMGRISKGELDKVLKEKKDGKKIGAALVEQRLFTREEILDCLRLQIEEIIYGLFGWKDGEFDFVEGKAPPPETIQTELNPMNIIMEGTRRIDEWEELKKILPPDDVLVELEKNPVLKTEQIHLTRNEILVMANIGSGVLMGDLIKNSPLDQFLTSKAMSNIMQVGLIKLGKRVVVKKKEKMDDSEDVIKLLSTIYKHNFEIILKSLTDKMGDKGKKIFTETFQQRKSDYPLLANFMSGKEGELGFEMLLNIVKSLPDDAKIHRLIANFNDLLSDYIQTIQKYLGSKTYRRTVSQLRIQTQNNIKGKKQLAVKWGLEDEFSRTLRSD